One window from the genome of Dolosigranulum savutiense encodes:
- a CDS encoding phospho-sugar mutase — protein MSWKETYRQWKQHENLDTFVQEDLKKLEDQKEQLEDAFYKSLEFGTAGMRGVIGAGTNRMNVYTIRQATKGLAAYIDAKGQAAKDRGVVISYDSRHFSREFAFEAAKTLGQQGIKSYVFESLRPTPELSFAVRHLEAAAGIMVTASHNPPEYNGYKVYGEDGGQLLPAESDRLIEYVQAVNEPLNIEVADQEDLKSKGLLTIIGEKVDRAYLDMMRAVTIDTDIVEEGARDLRIVYTPLHGTGQYIGTKALYNAGFRQIISVDSQKDPDPDFSTVDSPNPETKEAFNEAIKVGREHDADILIATDPDADRLGVAVKTSDTHYEVLSGNQIAALLVDYILKQNMKQDKLPHNAAIVKSIVSSEFPAVIAERYSVKTENVLTGFKFIAEKIEQYKTSGDHTFMFGFEESYGYLAQSFVRDKDAIQALVLIAEVAAYYKLQNRSLVDALFDLYNDYGHYEEKTISITMEGASGEKKIKELLANLREQSPSSFGGVKVVQTEDYLTQQWTTADGETGEIDLPTSNVLKYILSDRSWIAARPSGTEPKIKFYIGAVDGARKGVQEKIEAIEQDIEKLVN, from the coding sequence ATGAGTTGGAAAGAAACGTACCGCCAGTGGAAACAACACGAGAATCTAGATACATTCGTACAAGAAGATCTAAAAAAATTAGAAGACCAAAAAGAGCAATTGGAAGATGCGTTCTACAAGTCATTAGAGTTCGGAACAGCAGGGATGCGGGGAGTAATCGGCGCAGGGACGAACCGCATGAATGTCTACACGATCCGTCAAGCGACAAAAGGATTAGCAGCTTATATCGATGCTAAAGGACAAGCAGCAAAAGATCGTGGGGTTGTTATTTCTTATGATTCGCGTCATTTTTCACGTGAATTTGCCTTTGAAGCAGCGAAGACATTGGGGCAACAAGGCATTAAGTCTTACGTCTTTGAATCTTTACGTCCAACACCGGAACTTTCCTTCGCGGTTAGACACTTAGAAGCAGCAGCGGGGATTATGGTGACAGCTAGCCACAATCCACCTGAATATAATGGGTACAAAGTCTATGGTGAAGATGGGGGGCAATTGTTGCCGGCAGAATCAGACCGTTTAATTGAGTACGTCCAAGCAGTTAATGAGCCGCTCAATATCGAAGTGGCTGATCAAGAAGACTTGAAATCAAAGGGCTTACTGACCATTATTGGAGAAAAAGTTGACCGAGCTTATTTAGATATGATGCGGGCAGTGACAATTGATACGGATATCGTGGAAGAAGGCGCGCGTGATTTGCGGATTGTCTACACGCCACTCCACGGAACCGGTCAATATATCGGAACGAAAGCCCTCTATAACGCTGGCTTCCGCCAAATTATCTCCGTTGATTCACAGAAGGACCCTGATCCAGACTTTTCAACAGTTGATTCACCGAATCCTGAGACAAAAGAAGCCTTCAATGAAGCAATTAAAGTTGGTCGAGAGCATGATGCAGATATCTTAATTGCCACGGACCCGGATGCTGATCGTCTCGGTGTTGCCGTGAAGACATCGGACACACATTATGAAGTACTATCTGGGAATCAAATTGCTGCCTTATTAGTCGATTATATTCTGAAGCAAAATATGAAACAGGATAAATTACCGCATAATGCCGCTATTGTGAAGTCAATCGTGTCATCGGAGTTTCCAGCAGTCATTGCTGAGCGATACAGTGTGAAGACAGAGAATGTCTTAACTGGGTTTAAATTTATTGCCGAGAAAATTGAGCAATATAAAACATCTGGAGACCATACTTTTATGTTTGGGTTTGAAGAGAGTTATGGTTATTTAGCGCAAAGTTTTGTTCGTGATAAGGATGCGATTCAAGCATTAGTACTTATCGCAGAGGTGGCTGCCTATTATAAACTTCAAAATAGATCGTTAGTGGATGCATTGTTTGATCTGTACAATGATTATGGTCATTACGAAGAGAAGACGATCTCCATAACGATGGAAGGAGCTAGCGGTGAGAAAAAAATAAAAGAACTGTTGGCTAACCTACGAGAACAATCACCAAGTAGCTTTGGCGGCGTAAAAGTCGTTCAAACAGAAGATTACTTAACACAGCAGTGGACAACAGCAGATGGTGAAACCGGCGAGATTGACTTGCCAACATCCAATGTTCTAAAATATATCTTAAGTGATCGTAGTTGGATTGCTGCTCGCCCATCAGGTACTGAACCCAAAATTAAATTCTATATTGGTGCTGTGGACGGTGCGAGAAAAGGTGTCCAAGAAAAAATAGAAGCTATCGAACAAGATATAGAAAAATTGGTAAACTAA
- a CDS encoding NAD(P)H-dependent glycerol-3-phosphate dehydrogenase, translating into MGEKVTVIGAGSWGTALASVLVENGHEVLIWCRSDQQADEINNQQTNEKYLPNMTLTEDLTATSNLEQAVHFSETLLFVLPTNAVRSVAKQIKPLISVPKFVIHATKGIERDSDLRISEVLADVLADKLAAVVALSGPSHAEEVMRRDITSITAASDDVVAAERVQSLFMNSYFRVYTNTDVIGVEIGAALKNIIAIGSGIITGLGYGDNARAALITRGLAEITRLGVKMGADPLTFSGLSGVGDLVVTCMSPHSRNFKAGQLIGQGYTVEAMLAEVGMVVEGFYTTIGANQLADKYEVDLPIARALYRVLYEEADPQVAIERLMNREGKSE; encoded by the coding sequence ATGGGAGAGAAAGTGACCGTTATTGGAGCTGGTTCTTGGGGAACAGCCTTAGCTTCTGTCTTAGTTGAGAATGGGCATGAGGTTCTGATTTGGTGTCGTTCTGACCAGCAAGCTGATGAAATAAATAACCAGCAGACCAATGAAAAATACTTACCCAATATGACCCTGACCGAGGACTTAACAGCAACAAGTAACTTAGAGCAAGCAGTTCATTTTTCGGAGACACTATTATTTGTCTTGCCAACAAATGCTGTTCGGTCTGTTGCTAAGCAAATAAAACCACTCATTTCTGTGCCGAAATTCGTAATTCATGCAACAAAAGGAATCGAGCGAGATAGCGATTTGCGCATCTCAGAAGTTTTAGCCGATGTATTAGCTGATAAGTTAGCCGCTGTCGTTGCTTTATCAGGCCCAAGTCATGCGGAAGAAGTCATGCGACGTGACATTACGTCGATTACAGCAGCTTCTGACGATGTAGTAGCTGCAGAGCGTGTTCAATCACTTTTTATGAATTCATATTTCCGCGTTTATACAAACACAGATGTGATTGGCGTTGAAATAGGTGCCGCTTTAAAAAATATTATCGCAATCGGTTCGGGCATTATTACCGGCTTGGGATATGGGGATAACGCACGGGCAGCACTTATTACGCGTGGACTGGCTGAAATTACCCGTTTAGGTGTGAAGATGGGCGCTGATCCGTTGACATTTTCCGGGTTAAGTGGTGTGGGTGATCTAGTGGTAACTTGTATGAGTCCTCACTCGCGTAACTTCAAAGCGGGACAATTGATCGGTCAAGGCTATACAGTTGAGGCGATGTTGGCAGAAGTAGGTATGGTGGTTGAAGGATTTTATACGACAATTGGAGCGAATCAATTAGCCGATAAGTATGAGGTTGATTTGCCAATTGCTCGAGCGCTATACCGTGTGCTCTATGAAGAAGCTGATCCTCAAGTAGCTATCGAACGCTTAATGAACCGAGAAGGGAAATCAGAATAG
- the rapZ gene encoding RNase adapter RapZ, with protein sequence MNDQVEVVIITGMSGAGKTVAIQSFEDMGYYCIDNMPPELLPTFWELTQQSGRFSKVALVMDLRMKDFFKQVEGAVSQVEETPYIVKKVLFLDAKEEELVSRYKESRRSHPLAQDGRVIAGIQQEKNLLANIKRKAQLVIDTTDLTPRQLREKLLDTFNDSDDGDLFRIELVSFGFKHGLPIDADIAMDVRFLPNPYYIPELREKTGVDQEVYDYVMQQAETEEFFNRFMHLLALNLPGYKREGKSNVNIAIGCTGGHHRSVALVERVGQQLRSDGYNVNISHRDKDKTKESVVRS encoded by the coding sequence GTGAATGATCAAGTTGAAGTAGTTATTATTACAGGGATGAGTGGTGCTGGTAAGACGGTAGCTATTCAGAGTTTTGAGGATATGGGTTATTATTGTATTGATAATATGCCTCCTGAGTTGTTACCTACCTTTTGGGAACTGACTCAACAATCAGGTCGTTTCTCAAAAGTAGCACTTGTCATGGATTTAAGAATGAAAGATTTTTTCAAGCAAGTTGAGGGCGCCGTGAGCCAAGTTGAAGAAACCCCTTATATTGTAAAAAAGGTCTTATTCTTAGATGCAAAAGAAGAAGAATTAGTGTCGCGCTATAAGGAATCCCGACGTTCTCATCCATTAGCACAAGATGGTCGGGTGATCGCAGGCATCCAGCAAGAAAAGAATCTGCTGGCCAATATTAAGCGCAAAGCACAGTTAGTTATTGATACAACGGATTTGACACCGCGTCAATTGCGCGAAAAGTTGTTAGATACCTTTAATGATAGCGACGATGGGGATTTATTCCGAATTGAATTAGTCTCATTTGGCTTCAAACACGGCTTACCGATTGATGCGGATATTGCGATGGATGTACGTTTCTTGCCTAATCCATATTATATTCCAGAATTACGTGAGAAGACTGGGGTGGATCAAGAGGTGTATGATTATGTCATGCAGCAAGCTGAGACTGAAGAGTTCTTCAATCGTTTCATGCATCTTTTAGCATTGAATTTACCCGGCTATAAGCGTGAAGGAAAATCGAATGTCAATATCGCAATTGGTTGTACAGGCGGGCATCACCGTTCTGTAGCCCTCGTCGAACGGGTAGGGCAGCAGTTACGTTCAGATGGATACAACGTTAATATTTCTCATCGCGATAAGGACAAGACGAAGGAGTCAGTTGTACGATCATGA
- the clpP gene encoding ATP-dependent Clp endopeptidase proteolytic subunit ClpP has translation MNLVPTVIEQSPRGERAYDIYSRLLKDRIIMIGDAIDNNTANSVVSQLLFLDAQDSTKDIYLYINSPGGSVTAGLAIYDTMNFIKADVQTIVLGLSASMGAILSSSGAKGKRFALPNAELMIHQPLGGAQGQATEIEIAAKNILRTRERLNKILADKTGQPLERVQKDTDRDNFMTAEEALEYGLIDEIMDSSEKLD, from the coding sequence ATGAATTTAGTACCAACAGTTATTGAACAATCACCTCGTGGCGAGCGAGCGTATGATATTTATTCACGCCTTTTAAAAGATCGCATTATTATGATTGGGGATGCAATTGATAATAATACAGCAAACTCAGTTGTGTCACAATTATTGTTCTTAGATGCCCAAGACTCGACAAAAGATATTTATCTGTATATTAACTCTCCAGGTGGTAGTGTGACGGCAGGTTTGGCAATTTATGACACGATGAACTTCATTAAAGCAGATGTCCAGACTATTGTGCTAGGGTTGTCCGCATCAATGGGAGCCATCTTGTCTAGTTCTGGTGCAAAAGGGAAGCGATTTGCGTTACCAAATGCAGAGTTAATGATTCACCAACCTCTTGGGGGCGCGCAAGGTCAAGCAACTGAGATTGAAATTGCAGCGAAAAATATCTTACGTACGCGAGAACGTCTGAATAAAATCTTAGCGGACAAAACAGGACAACCACTCGAGCGTGTTCAAAAAGATACGGATCGTGATAATTTTATGACCGCTGAGGAAGCCTTGGAATACGGTCTAATCGATGAAATTATGGATAGTTCTGAAAAGCTAGACTAG
- the yvcK gene encoding uridine diphosphate-N-acetylglucosamine-binding protein YvcK, with amino-acid sequence MRQGNKPTSRRPNIVVIGGGTGLPVILKSLKELNAQLTGIVTVADDGGSSGKLREAFDSVPPGDLRNVLTALSDIPELQRAIFQYRFKSKDKSFDGHAIGNFIIQATTELKGNIYEAIQLLAKMMHVDGSVYPSAEVPLVLHARYKDGTTGSGESKIAQAGKMIDYVAVSRADNHGPVEPGRKVVSAIMNADMVVLGPGSLFTSILPNLMIPDLGKALLETSAKVVYICNIMTQLGETEDFTDAEHVDVLHRHLGQPFIDIALVNNGHVPFEHVSKENSEYLYQVKHDFQGLSNQVPTVISDDFLSLSDKGVFHNGPKVARELFKTANDVQGRRRVMGGNLTQ; translated from the coding sequence ATGAGACAAGGAAACAAACCAACAAGCAGACGCCCGAATATTGTCGTCATCGGTGGCGGCACGGGCTTGCCTGTTATCTTAAAAAGTTTAAAAGAATTAAATGCTCAGCTTACAGGAATTGTAACGGTTGCTGATGATGGAGGAAGTAGCGGGAAATTGCGCGAAGCTTTTGATTCGGTACCACCGGGCGACTTACGCAATGTATTAACCGCTTTGAGTGATATTCCAGAATTGCAACGGGCGATTTTTCAATATCGCTTCAAGTCGAAGGACAAGAGCTTCGATGGTCATGCGATAGGTAATTTTATTATTCAAGCTACTACGGAATTGAAAGGGAATATTTACGAAGCGATTCAATTATTGGCCAAAATGATGCATGTGGATGGTTCGGTCTATCCATCAGCTGAAGTACCGCTAGTCCTTCACGCTCGCTATAAGGATGGGACAACTGGTTCAGGCGAGTCTAAGATTGCCCAAGCTGGGAAGATGATTGATTACGTTGCCGTTTCACGAGCTGATAATCACGGACCGGTTGAACCGGGACGAAAAGTTGTTTCTGCTATTATGAATGCGGATATGGTTGTATTAGGGCCAGGATCTTTATTTACCAGCATTTTGCCGAACTTAATGATTCCTGATTTAGGGAAAGCTTTGCTTGAAACATCAGCTAAAGTCGTTTATATTTGTAATATTATGACACAATTAGGAGAGACGGAAGACTTTACAGATGCTGAACATGTGGATGTGTTGCATCGTCATCTCGGACAACCCTTTATCGATATTGCATTGGTTAATAATGGTCATGTTCCATTCGAGCACGTTAGCAAAGAAAATAGCGAATATCTCTATCAAGTGAAACATGATTTTCAAGGCTTGAGTAATCAAGTGCCGACTGTTATTTCAGATGACTTTTTATCGCTCTCAGATAAAGGTGTCTTTCATAATGGACCAAAAGTAGCTCGTGAGTTATTCAAGACAGCGAATGATGTTCAAGGTAGACGGCGTGTGATGGGTGGTAACTTAACACAATAA
- the trxB gene encoding thioredoxin-disulfide reductase has translation MTQPDKIYDVLVIGAGPGGMTAALYASRANLSTIMLERGAPGGQMINTAEIENYSGFDSIMGPDLATKMFKGAKQFGVEYTYGDIKEIVDGQVYKEVKTADKSYFARSIIIATGAEHKKLGVPGEQQLNGSGVSYCAVCDGAFFRDKHIAVIGGGDSAVEEGTYLTQFAKKVTIIHRRDQLRAQKILQNRAFNNEKVDFIWDTVVDEIRGEHKVESLITRHVNTNETEELPFDGVFIYIGLIPNSEICGDLPITDEDGWIVTDEKMHTAVPGIFAIGDVRATVLRQVATAVGDGAIAGNEVFHYVEALKENTK, from the coding sequence ATGACCCAACCAGATAAGATTTATGATGTACTTGTCATTGGTGCTGGACCCGGTGGGATGACCGCAGCACTATATGCTTCACGCGCTAACTTATCAACGATTATGCTTGAACGTGGAGCACCAGGTGGCCAAATGATTAATACGGCAGAAATTGAGAATTATTCTGGCTTTGATTCTATTATGGGACCAGATTTGGCAACTAAAATGTTCAAAGGGGCGAAACAATTCGGTGTGGAGTACACATATGGTGACATTAAAGAAATTGTCGATGGCCAAGTCTATAAGGAAGTAAAAACAGCTGACAAATCTTACTTCGCACGCTCTATTATTATAGCTACTGGAGCTGAGCATAAAAAATTAGGAGTTCCCGGTGAGCAGCAGCTGAATGGAAGTGGCGTATCTTATTGTGCTGTCTGTGATGGGGCCTTCTTCCGTGATAAACATATTGCGGTTATAGGTGGGGGCGATTCGGCTGTTGAAGAAGGAACGTATTTAACACAATTTGCGAAGAAAGTAACTATTATTCACCGCCGTGACCAATTACGCGCACAGAAGATTTTACAAAACCGTGCATTTAACAACGAAAAAGTTGACTTTATTTGGGATACAGTGGTAGATGAAATTCGTGGAGAACATAAGGTTGAATCACTTATTACGCGACATGTGAATACGAATGAAACAGAAGAGTTACCGTTCGATGGTGTCTTTATTTATATCGGTTTAATTCCGAACTCAGAAATTTGTGGGGATTTACCGATCACAGATGAAGACGGATGGATAGTAACAGATGAGAAGATGCACACAGCTGTTCCGGGGATTTTTGCGATAGGTGATGTGCGAGCAACCGTACTGCGACAAGTAGCAACAGCAGTCGGGGATGGTGCTATTGCCGGGAATGAAGTGTTCCATTATGTTGAAGCATTGAAGGAAAATACGAAGTAA
- a CDS encoding tetratricopeptide repeat protein: protein MSYSQELIHHIQSGDLANISELLKQAVANDADEDIYLLADSLFQLGFLQETKTVLHQLQLRHPQDDEIKVNLAEIAIEEGQDLQAIELLDQIEPTSAAYIQSLLVAADYYQTQGLPEVSESKLLEAKKMMPEEPIIHLALGELYYSMGKYTQATRWYSHLLEQGYSDMGGVSIKARLGSAYSASGDFEEATPYLNEATQDDEDIDTIFNLGLTYFQQEEFTRAIESFQRVISLDHGYTSVYPYLVEALLAEHRLDEAAQVIERGLALDQTNHSLYLVGAKVAIKQDQFTQARDYFQQAYQLNPNSETMILEYANFLMYSEDYVGAVAILEDALSNFDTDPQIYWLLGNAYNELEQFEQAREAFSQAYDFFAETDEFLLDYATFLQEDGQRERLREVVVRYLDIHPHDPEMTQLLQRLDDV, encoded by the coding sequence GTGTCTTATTCACAGGAATTGATTCATCACATTCAATCTGGTGATCTTGCAAATATTAGTGAATTACTTAAGCAAGCAGTAGCGAACGATGCTGATGAGGATATTTATTTATTAGCGGATAGTTTGTTCCAATTAGGGTTTCTTCAAGAGACAAAAACAGTATTACATCAGTTGCAATTACGTCATCCGCAAGACGATGAGATTAAAGTGAACTTAGCAGAAATTGCGATCGAAGAAGGCCAGGATTTGCAAGCCATTGAGTTGCTGGATCAAATCGAACCAACGTCTGCAGCGTATATCCAGTCATTATTGGTAGCCGCTGATTATTACCAAACACAAGGGTTGCCTGAAGTCAGTGAATCTAAGTTGTTGGAAGCGAAGAAAATGATGCCAGAAGAACCCATTATTCACCTAGCCTTAGGTGAACTGTATTATTCAATGGGGAAATATACTCAGGCAACGCGGTGGTATTCACACTTGTTAGAGCAGGGATATAGTGATATGGGTGGTGTCTCGATTAAAGCGCGTCTAGGTTCAGCTTATAGTGCCAGTGGAGACTTTGAAGAAGCTACGCCATATTTGAATGAAGCAACCCAAGATGATGAAGATATAGATACAATCTTCAATCTAGGTTTGACCTACTTCCAGCAAGAGGAATTCACTCGAGCGATTGAGAGTTTCCAACGAGTTATTTCGTTAGATCATGGGTACACATCGGTCTATCCATACTTGGTAGAAGCTCTGCTAGCAGAACATCGCTTAGATGAAGCAGCTCAGGTGATTGAGCGCGGTCTAGCACTTGATCAGACCAATCACTCCCTTTATTTAGTTGGCGCAAAAGTGGCGATTAAACAAGATCAGTTCACTCAAGCAAGAGATTACTTCCAACAAGCTTATCAGCTAAATCCCAATAGCGAAACAATGATTTTAGAGTATGCGAACTTTTTAATGTACAGTGAGGATTATGTTGGTGCGGTAGCTATTTTAGAAGATGCTCTAAGCAACTTTGATACGGATCCGCAGATTTATTGGCTACTGGGGAATGCCTACAATGAATTAGAACAGTTTGAACAGGCCCGAGAAGCGTTCAGTCAAGCTTATGATTTCTTTGCGGAGACGGACGAATTTTTACTTGATTATGCAACTTTTTTACAAGAGGATGGTCAGCGTGAGCGATTGCGAGAAGTGGTTGTTCGCTATCTCGATATTCATCCGCATGATCCCGAGATGACACAGTTACTTCAACGATTAGATGATGTATAA
- the whiA gene encoding DNA-binding protein WhiA, translating to MSYAGDVKKELTMLEVHPEHAKAELAALIRMNGTMNIIDKQLQLNVQTENAAIARRIYSLIKETFDVHAELSVRRKMKLKKNNIYICRVRSDAKYILNELGILDGMLHLGSISPEYTENKQKMKSYLRGAFLAGGSVNSPGTSRYHLEIHSIYEAHNDDICKMMQAFELNARTHERKSGGYITYVKEAEKIADFLSIIGATNSMFKFEDVRIVRDMRNSVNRLVNCETANLNKTISAASKQIDSIERIDRLQGLDSLPDKLRAVAEARLAHPEASLQELSDLIPGSDISKSGVNHRLRKINKIAEEL from the coding sequence ATGTCTTATGCAGGTGATGTGAAGAAAGAATTAACGATGCTGGAAGTTCATCCAGAGCATGCAAAAGCAGAGTTGGCCGCACTGATTCGAATGAATGGAACAATGAATATTATTGATAAGCAATTGCAACTCAATGTTCAAACTGAAAATGCAGCGATTGCTCGGCGAATATATTCGTTGATTAAGGAGACGTTCGATGTTCATGCAGAGCTGTCTGTGCGGCGAAAAATGAAGTTGAAGAAAAATAATATTTACATTTGTCGCGTTCGTTCGGATGCCAAGTATATTTTGAATGAGCTGGGTATTCTGGATGGCATGCTTCATCTGGGATCAATTTCGCCCGAATATACGGAAAATAAGCAGAAGATGAAATCCTATTTGCGTGGGGCTTTTTTAGCAGGTGGTTCAGTCAATAGTCCTGGCACTAGTCGTTATCATTTGGAGATTCATTCGATTTATGAAGCTCATAATGATGATATTTGTAAGATGATGCAGGCGTTTGAGTTGAATGCGAGAACACACGAACGTAAGAGCGGTGGCTATATTACGTATGTGAAGGAAGCCGAAAAAATTGCTGATTTCCTATCCATTATCGGAGCAACTAACAGTATGTTTAAATTTGAGGATGTGCGAATTGTACGCGATATGCGCAACTCAGTCAATCGTCTCGTTAATTGTGAGACCGCTAATTTAAACAAAACAATCTCAGCAGCGAGTAAACAAATTGACAGCATTGAACGAATTGATCGATTACAAGGTCTCGACAGTTTACCAGATAAATTACGAGCTGTTGCCGAAGCGAGATTAGCCCATCCTGAAGCATCCTTACAAGAATTAAGTGATTTAATCCCCGGAAGTGACATTTCCAAGAGTGGTGTTAACCATCGATTACGCAAAATTAACAAAATAGCAGAAGAATTATAG
- the thrS gene encoding threonine--tRNA ligase has translation MSEIKITLPDGSVKEFPAGSSTKDVAASIAKSLEKAGLAGKFNGELVDYTRPLHEDGELEIVTEKHEDALGILRHSTAHLMAQAIKRLFPEVKFGVGPAIETGFYYDTDTEETISEDDLEAIEKEMKKITSESLPIVRDELSREEALELFKNDPYKVELIQDLPDDEVISIYKQGDFVDLCRGIHLPLTSDIKVFKLLSLAGAYWRGNSDNKMMQRVYGTAFFNQADLDEFLRLREEAKERDHRKLGKELDLFMVDPEIGSGLPFWLPKGATIRRVIERYIVDKEVSLGYEHVYTPIMADAKLYQQSGHWDHYQDDMFPPMDMGDGELLVLRPMNCPHHMKIFGKETRSYRDLPLRIAELGQMHRYEKSGALSGLQRVREMTLNDAHVFVRPDQIKAEFRRVINLILEVYKDFSITDYRFRLSLRDPENKEKYFDDDEMWKKAESMLRETLDEMGVDYYEAIGEAAFYGPKLDVQVKTAIGLEETLSTVQLDFLLPEKFDLTYVGEDGQDIHRPVVIHRGVVSTMERFIAYLIEEYKGAFPTWLAPVQARIIPVSLEAHMEYAEQVKNQLQQAGMRVEIDTRNEKMGYKIRDAQTMKIPYQIIVGDNEIDSETINVRAYGADDSSAQSVDSFIDEVEISKV, from the coding sequence ATGTCAGAGATTAAGATTACATTGCCCGATGGATCGGTGAAGGAATTCCCAGCTGGTTCATCAACCAAGGATGTGGCAGCTAGTATTGCTAAATCATTGGAAAAAGCAGGACTTGCGGGTAAATTTAACGGTGAATTAGTTGATTATACGCGACCACTTCATGAAGATGGTGAGCTAGAAATTGTAACCGAAAAACATGAGGATGCGTTAGGGATTTTGCGCCATTCAACCGCTCACTTAATGGCCCAAGCAATTAAACGTCTATTCCCAGAGGTGAAGTTCGGAGTGGGTCCAGCAATTGAGACGGGATTTTACTATGATACGGATACAGAAGAGACTATTTCAGAAGATGATTTAGAAGCAATCGAAAAAGAGATGAAAAAAATTACGAGCGAAAGTTTACCGATTGTCCGCGATGAACTTTCACGTGAAGAGGCGCTGGAATTATTCAAGAATGATCCATATAAAGTTGAATTAATTCAAGACTTGCCAGATGATGAAGTGATTTCTATTTATAAACAAGGCGATTTTGTCGATCTTTGTCGAGGAATTCACTTGCCATTAACAAGCGATATTAAGGTCTTCAAGCTATTATCATTGGCTGGAGCGTATTGGCGGGGGAATTCGGATAATAAGATGATGCAACGCGTGTACGGGACAGCTTTCTTCAACCAAGCAGATTTGGATGAGTTTTTACGCCTACGTGAGGAAGCAAAAGAACGTGACCACCGTAAGTTAGGAAAAGAACTGGACTTGTTCATGGTGGATCCAGAAATCGGAAGCGGTTTGCCGTTTTGGTTACCTAAAGGAGCGACGATTCGCCGTGTAATTGAGCGTTATATTGTAGATAAAGAAGTTAGCTTAGGTTATGAACATGTCTACACACCGATTATGGCGGATGCGAAGTTGTACCAACAGTCTGGTCACTGGGATCACTATCAAGATGATATGTTCCCACCAATGGATATGGGTGATGGCGAATTACTTGTTTTGCGTCCAATGAACTGTCCACACCATATGAAAATTTTTGGCAAAGAAACGCGGAGTTACCGTGATCTGCCGCTCCGTATTGCCGAGTTAGGGCAGATGCACCGTTACGAAAAATCTGGAGCCTTAAGTGGATTGCAACGTGTGCGTGAGATGACATTGAATGATGCGCACGTCTTCGTTCGTCCAGATCAAATTAAAGCAGAATTCCGTCGCGTCATTAACTTAATCTTGGAAGTTTACAAAGATTTTAGCATTACAGATTATCGTTTCCGGCTCAGCTTGCGCGATCCAGAGAATAAAGAGAAATACTTCGATGATGATGAGATGTGGAAAAAAGCTGAAAGTATGTTGCGTGAGACTCTTGACGAGATGGGCGTCGATTATTATGAAGCAATTGGAGAAGCAGCCTTCTATGGTCCAAAATTAGACGTTCAAGTGAAAACAGCAATCGGTCTGGAAGAGACACTATCAACTGTTCAACTGGACTTCTTACTGCCAGAAAAATTTGATCTAACTTATGTGGGTGAGGATGGTCAAGACATCCACCGTCCTGTTGTCATTCACCGTGGCGTGGTCTCAACGATGGAACGCTTCATTGCTTACTTGATTGAAGAGTACAAAGGGGCTTTCCCAACCTGGCTAGCACCGGTTCAAGCGCGCATTATTCCTGTTAGTTTAGAGGCGCATATGGAGTATGCTGAACAAGTGAAAAACCAACTGCAACAAGCTGGTATGCGAGTTGAAATCGATACCCGTAATGAAAAAATGGGGTACAAAATTCGTGATGCCCAAACAATGAAAATCCCTTACCAAATTATTGTGGGAGATAATGAGATTGACAGTGAGACGATTAATGTTCGTGCATATGGGGCAGATGATTCCAGCGCCCAATCGGTTGATTCGTTCATAGATGAGGTCGAAATTTCAAAAGTTTAG